The sequence GGGTCTAAGAATAGCTTCACTGAAGAAAAGCTATTCCATCTAATGTTTCAAACACATATGGGACCGGTAATTTCGGAAGAAAATATTACATATCTCCGCCCCGAGACAGCTCAGGGGATATATGTTAATTTCGAGAATGTCAGAACACCGGCACGGCAGAAAGTGCCATTTGGTATAGCTCAGATCGGTAAAGCCTTCCGAAATGAGATCACTCCTGGAAATTTCACCTTCCGCACAAGAGAATTCGAGCAAATGGAAATGCAATATTTTGTGCATCCCAGTGAGGCGGATAAGTGGTTCGAATATTGGAAAGAACAGAGGCGCCAGTGGTACACCGAGCTTGCATTCTCTATGGAAAACCTTCATTTCCACGAACACGAGAAATTGGCTCATTATGCTCTTGCCGCAGTTGATATAGAATACGATTTCCCGTTTGGACTCAGCGAACTCGAGGGGATTCATAATCGAGGTAATTTCGACTTAACTAGACATCAAGAGCACTCTGGTAAGAGTTTCGAGTATTTCGACCAGAAGCGCGATGAAAAATTTATTCCTTTTGTAATTGAAACCTCGGGTGGTGTGGATAGGTGCCTGCTTGCATTATTGATAGACGCTTATGAGGAAGAACCAGAAAAGGCAGATTCAAATAAAAAACGCGTTGTGCTTAAACTTCACCCAAAATTGTCTCCCATAAAAGTTGGAGTTTTCCCGCTGGTTAATAGGGATGGAATGCCCGATATGGCAAGAAAGATCGAGACGGAGTTGCGCCATCGGTTTATGGTGTTCTATGATGATGGTGGTTCTATCGGAAGGCGTTACCGCAGGCAGGACGAAGCGGGAACCCCATTCTGTATTACTGTTGATGGACAGACTGCCGATGACGAAACTGTTACCATCCGTGAAAGAGACACCATGCTTCAGATACGCATCAAAATCGACAAAATACCAGAGATGTTGGATAAATATACCGCTGACTGGCAACGCAATAAGGGAATATAATCTAATTAGAGGAGGAAATTTGTTATCCTGGGCTTTTTTCATTATCGTGCTTGATTTCATTATGCTTTTTCAACTTATGCAATGCCAATGTCTTTCGACATCGACGATAATTGTCCTTGTAGGTTTGGCAGTAGCTGGAATAGCGATAATAATTAGAACTTTAGTGAAAATGAAACAAGGCACACGTGAAAAACTTGGACAGGAACTCCATAAACTTAGAAACGATAATAAAGAGCTACTCGAACGAATCGCCGATATTCGGGAAAAAGAAATAATGAAGCGTTCCGATGGAGAAGACCTCATATAAAAAAAGCAAGGGAATTTGATATTAGAGCCTGGTGGGCAAATTGAGTATTATATCGCGCAAAAAGGAGATAGAAAAAGGCCTGAATATCTTCATGATGTTCATTGCTCTTTTGGCGATATTGTCGCTAATAGGTAAAGGCGGGTTTGCCGAAAAATGGAGACCTTTTTTCGGCGGCGTAGATGTCTTTATTATTGTGTGTTTTGTTGGGAATTCGATTTTAAAGCTGATTATATCTCACAATTGGTGGAGATACATTAAAGAGCATCCATTTCAATATATACTCATTGCACTTTTTATCTCTCAGGTGCTGATTGTTCAACTTATTCTCACCGATGCCGGCTATCGATACATATTAAATCAACTCTCTTTGGTCAGCTTGACGAAAATTTACATTGTATTAATGCAATTTTATATTCTCTTAGAGCTACTCGCAGAGATTGGACGACTCAATGCCAGAATGGCAAGTCTTCCTCTTCCGCCAGCAACTATCTTTGTTGCTAGTTTCATCATTTTAATATTGGGAGGAGCATTTTTATTACTTCTTCCGGGAGCCACTAAAGGTAAAAGTATAAAAATTATCGACGCAATTTTTACCTCGACATCGGCTACCTGCGTAACAGGTCTCATTGTAGTTCCAACTGGCGGTTTTTTT is a genomic window of bacterium containing:
- a CDS encoding glycine--tRNA ligase, which produces MAKKNTVRMNDIVALCKRRGYIFQSSEVYGGVASTYDYGPLGVELKRNLKELWWKSMVQFRSDVEGIDAAIIMHPKVWVASGHVDEFVDPLIECKECHRRFKADDLPSDKQCPVCGSKNSFTEEKLFHLMFQTHMGPVISEENITYLRPETAQGIYVNFENVRTPARQKVPFGIAQIGKAFRNEITPGNFTFRTREFEQMEMQYFVHPSEADKWFEYWKEQRRQWYTELAFSMENLHFHEHEKLAHYALAAVDIEYDFPFGLSELEGIHNRGNFDLTRHQEHSGKSFEYFDQKRDEKFIPFVIETSGGVDRCLLALLIDAYEEEPEKADSNKKRVVLKLHPKLSPIKVGVFPLVNRDGMPDMARKIETELRHRFMVFYDDGGSIGRRYRRQDEAGTPFCITVDGQTADDETVTIRERDTMLQIRIKIDKIPEMLDKYTADWQRNKGI